In Amia ocellicauda isolate fAmiCal2 chromosome 3, fAmiCal2.hap1, whole genome shotgun sequence, the DNA window gcactcatgtttgtaaacattaagttctcactgaaggaattccctgacgtggtgcttccaagctagcttgatattaaagttctatttgctttatctcaacaacttttccagttatttccaaGACGGGTTCAACATTGGCCATCCGCGCTTTGAACAGCTGGATGGATCAGATCTGTGCTTTCCTGGTCACGTAAGCAGTGCAAGCAGTGCACCAGGCCCCACCCCTGTTCATGGATTAATCATCTGCACCACAAGCCATTCTCCACCATATATCAGGAATTGCCATCATCTGATCACAGGTTCATAATCCATACAATCCGTTCTCCACCATGCATTTGCTGTCTTCTGATCACGGGCTCATCATTCTGCTggatactgtttattaggtgaacgtattttacattttacagataaaaacattcaaaattttaattcttgtgattaaattttttttaaatcaattactaaaatcacttaaaaaaaatttaaatctcaaagtgattaaattcaaaataactgaacatgtgcataaaaagaaaaacaaatgtgctaaaagcaaacctgctaaccaacaaaaaatgtcaaatacattgaaaataactgaaaatgaatcggacaaatcaaaaaaataaaataaaacaagaaaaataaaaaacaaaccaaaacagtacaattcatttaaaattaaaaccaaacggcaaatgcatttgacaaagaaatataacaaaaacaacccaaaaaaacaatcaaactagtgtatttaaaaacaactaaatctttaaaaacaattaaaattcattttaaaatataatctttcataaaagaattaaaaaatctTGGCTCgtcgtccccggaggtgggtcccatcaagggatcctaagctcccccagatcttttaTGTGCCAGAtcttgtaggcttcctccttgcccctctgatggacctccagattgacatactcACGAAtgagtaccatgcccctccgcgtggtgacaatcgggtccagctcctgcttattaaaaaggcagatgttccgtccctcccacagggcctgcttcactgcacagacgacacgccaccagcacctcagggaggGAGATGTTATTCCCTTGGCAGGGCCATAAAGGATCCGCTGGGCGGTCgtccgcacaggaacggcaaaacaggagccagaccctgcaggcggaggggcaatccctaaagatatgagcctccgtctccttccccaggcaacccttataggggcaggtgtcataaggagctatgccccttctgtgcatgaacactcgggtggggagacaccgactcacagccatccaggagacatctttctgtgtattcgtgaggcaaacgtgcgtagcgttagcccagataaaccggcaggtttcgggagggaaatcttctatccggctggtctcctgggtagatctcatctgactacagatggtcttataatcccaggaggccagcacgactttatggaggcctacttcgagcatCATTCTGCTGGAGGCGGCACTCTCTCAGCTGGGGGTCTACAGGCGCAGAGGGCAAGAGGCATTACGACCCCAGGGTCTGTGACTCCTTCCCCCATCTGTCCGGGGTACCCAAGCTGATGGTCAGGGATTCCGGAGCCCTAGGGATGCCCATCTCCTGCCCGTGATGCCACAAGCACCCAAGCGGATGTTCAGGGTACACACCCACCTTTGCTCTCCCATCCACTCGGCTCCCGGTAGGGGCGCCTGGTCACTCACTCCCTTCTATGGTCACCTCTCCTCCCTGCCCTCGCCTCATGTGCTGCCCAGAGAAAGCCGCCACCTCCACTTCTGTCCCTGCACCACTGCGCGTCTCTGGTCTCTTGCTCTCTGGCTTTCCgatctcctcctccctctctacTGGACCAACCAGcctttattctcctgtaagtcGCAGCTGATTCCAGAGAAAGTGTCCAAAGGAGGGCAGGTGATTGGCTGGCatgataatgaaataaaaaacatgtgaCAGTAATAAAGCAATGAAGCTATAAAGTAATAAAGCAAACCAAAGTGTAAGatgaataattgaataaatacataaataatcaaaatatgCATATATAAGATCAAACAGTGaataagtgaaaataaatacaaaagtaatataatagtgaaaaaaacatctgtgaCAATAGCTATGGAGTCCTGCCAGGGGTGGATAAGGCATATCAGGGGGTATTTCCTGCCTGCCCAGGGAAAGCATTGCTTGTGATGTAGACCAAAACCTCTAACAAAATGTATACAGATTACCGTAGCATGCTGTTTGCACAGTGCAAGATTTATACTGGTATTACTGAAAAGGCATATTTAATAATACTGTTTGATCAAACCTGTGTGTAATGGGTATTCAGAAGGGtctatttatttaatctctttTGTGTGCCACTTAGATGAAAGATCACATGTTTTTAAATAGAGTGTCTCATTTTGTCTGAGACTTCTGAGGTTTGGCCAGTATggtgtgatttttttgttttgtgtttatagtTTTGAGAAAATTTAGTATAATTTCAGGAAACGTGTAAACAGTAAAGCACAGgggcattattttattattattattattattattattattattattgttaggaCAGATTCAGGGAAGTGGATCTGACATTTAGTAAGGACACTGGAGTAAGCACTTCTACTCCTTCAAAAACTGCAAAGGGATCTTTAATGACCACAGGGAATCAGGGCATCGGTATAGAATCTCATCCAGAGAATGGAATCAAGTACAGCACAGTTTAGCCTTTCACTGCAATACTGCTTCCAACTTCGTCTAACAGCAACCTGACATTCCTTGGAGGTGTGCCATCTAAGTGCAACCCTTTAGAGTGGAGAGCAATAATTAGTACTGTCCAAGGGGGAAATGGTGTGTATTTAAACACTGGCTTTCTAAGCTACAGTGCAGATGTGTAAGTCTATTATTGCGGCAGGTGATCTGGACTTCAATATTAATCAGGGTAAGATCAGATTGTTTCTTCATCTATATACTAGCTAATTTGATTCTGTATTGTCATGCTGAGGGGAAACACATATTGTGTTCACTGagtttttgaaaggaaacattatATCTAGATGTACATTTGTATTGCCTTTGACTGTTGCTCAGAATCAATAAAACAGACACCTGTTGTAATAGGATAATTAGCTGGTAATCCACAATcacttttatttctttaaacatcTAGCATGATATGAAAGGTGTCGATCCTAAAGTGAGAGACCATGAAGTAAGGTCAAATATTGGGCACTGCACTGTGGTATAGCCATCAAATATTTAACCAGTGTAATGATTCTTCTGATTGTAACAAGTCTTCAGAAATATATTACTACCTTTACAGTGATTACACTATATAACataatttttgttcctgggtaatAACTGTTATTTCCTagttgcttatgcctcaaaagtatagaaaatggctattattccccacaaactttgcttttgtgaccaggacagtgacattttgaaattgacctgtttccaatgagaaaacgggcgaatttgtgtcttttcgttcacataaagtcagaaaagatactaattacagtataatcgtaaatctctaaaaactactcacttctaaaacAGCTAGTCATTTTTGtgttactttagtataaatacatcttaatttggattcatacgttgtttttttctgactttatgtgaacgaaaagacacaaattcaccCGTTTTCTCATcccaatttcaaaatatcactgtcctgttcacaaaagcaaagtttatggggaataatagccattttctatacttttgaggcataagcaattaggaaataacacttactacccaggaacaaaaaagaaaaaaaatgttacatggtGTTATATGTGTTTCTATGTGTACATAGAGTTGTAGTCGAATGTGCTCATTCAGACTTTTTTGAAGACTGATTCAGCCAAGAGATAaatttttatttaagtatttacatttatttaagacAGCAGGGATGGAAATATCCATAGAAATCAATGGCTGGGTAGGTTTTCAACAAACCCAATGTATTCTTTTCAAATTAAGTGACTACTGCAACTGTTTTTctggggaaaaaactaaaaagtatcTAAACAAAATCATAAAGCTACTCCTTCTGAACATAAACAGAAAAAcctcaaataaaatatgaattcctAAAGTATTTTCAAGAGATCTAAAAACTTGTTTTGTTCTATTTGACTTTTTCCATAAGCATGAATTGCTTTTAATTGTATCATATCAATTGTATCATTTATTCAGCATTAATTTTCTGTGTCATTTACAGTGGACAGCAGAAGAGCTTGTCATGTCAGAAGCAAATGGAACCCAAATCAAGGAATTTATTATCATGGGCTTCCCTGGACTTCTGCCCCAGTATTATTCACTGGTGCCTGCCTTTTTATTTCTCGTCTATATTGCAATTATAACTgggaatgttattattatagttgTAGTCACGTTTGACAAAAGCCTTCATAAACCCacatatttcattttctgtaacCTTGCAGTGGCTGATTTATCTTTCAGTAGCACTACTCTGCCCAGAATCATTGCCCGGTATTGGTTTGATGCTCAAACTATCTCATTCTCTGCTTGTTTCCTTCAGATGTTTTTGGTCCATTATCTGGGGTCCGTCAATTCGTTTCTTCTATTGGTAATGGCTATTGATCGCTACATTGCAATATGTAACCCTCTCAGATACCCGGCCCTTGTTAAAAACACCACTGTCCATGTTATGTGTGCCTTTTCATGGTTGATAACAATAATTCTCATGGGTATTACTGCCCTTCGAGCAGTGTTTTTACCATTCTGTGGGCCCAATATTATTAAACACTGTTACTGTGATCACATTGGAATAACGAGACTAGCGTGTACAAATATTGCATCATATAGCTTAGGGGCATTCATAATTGCCATGATAGTGTTGCTGGTACCTCTGTTTTTTATCATATTCTCTTATATTCAGATCATTATCTCTGTGATGAAGATCACAAGCTCTGAAAGGAGATACAAAGCCTTTTCCACTTGCAGCTCTCAACTGTTCATCATAGCTCTGTATTACCTTCCCAGGTGCTTTGTTTACCTGGCAAATGTTGTGGGCATCACCATCAGCCCTGATTTCCGCATTGTTCTGATCCTGGTCTACAGCCTGCTCCCTGCCATGGTGAACCCACTGATATACTGCTTCAAGACCAAAGAAATTAAAGACAGCCTGATAAAGAGGTTCAGGGTCAAAAAGGTTGAAAACCAGGCAAGGAATGTAATATGTGTCCACCactaattttaaataatagacAATAATATGCAATAAAAATGCACTCCCTtgtattgaaataaaaacaatacatttcaaaataaagttattCTTAAATctattatattataaaaataattaacatcatgtaaaataatataatactatACTTCTTGACTCCagagtttgtaaaataaacatgtctGCACTTTCTTTACCTTATCTTTatgctgaactgtatttttaaagaatACTATATTAATTagtaaattgtaaataaaatgtattcttattCTTAACATCATTGTTGCTATCATGTGTGAATACATGTCCCATTAGTATCTGAATTGTTCCAGATTTGTATCAATAATCCCAGTGTCCAGATTCTTTGATTGACAGTATTGATCTCAGCAGTTAGGAAATATTTCAAACCTTTATACCTTTGAGAGCTGTTTCTTGAACTTTGAAAAACCTAGGTACCTCATCCATGTGTCACTCATTTCTGGTTGTTTCAGGCAGAGAACCAATTTAATTGGGATCAATATAAAGGTGTTCTTTCTTTAGAAAATATTATGATGTCAGCCAGGCCTGATAGCATGGCAAGGGAAGTTCTGTTTATTGTCTCCCACAATGATAACACTGGGTCATGGAAAGCTAAGATTAAAGATAAGCACAGTCTTATTATATAATACATCTGCTAAATCAGGAAGgacaccaataataataaaaaacatggaAACATTTGAATTCCTGGAGCATCTAAAATACATACGTGACAAAGCAGCTAAGACGGCAAATTTCTGTTTAGTTCGGTACAGCTAACATTAAACTTAACATGGATTTAGGTACGAATTATGTTTCGTCCTGTACGTCCCTTCCCTCCTCAGTcttggatctcttctgttctctgCTCATCGCGATCCAGTCTGTgtgccgctgaacagaagtggaagaggtccaacctcccagctgccctcgaccTCTACCATTTTCTATTGttcacattctcctcctcactcacctcagccaagaagtcttacttccaatcactcttagAATCCAATGTCAACAACCCcaacaaactctactccaccttctcctccctctttgccgccctccccctcttcctccctcgTCTCTCAGTGCaaatgattttgcctccttcttcttctccaaggtcacagacatccacaagctctaCAACAGTCCCGTCTCCTCTCCCATcatgcccaagtctcccaccaatCATGCTTCCTTTTcctcattctcacctctcttggactctgaactttcttctctccgtatgccctggaccctctccccactcaccTCGTCCAAATGACTACTCCTGacctactccccttcatctcctccctcctcaactcctccttcctctctggctgtttcccctctgtatttaaacaagctgcagtcatcccactgctcaagaaaccaacccttgccccttcctctcctcagaactaccgccctgtctccctactccccttcctctcaaagaccctcaagcgtgctgtccaccgtcagctctctgcattacTTTCCCAACACTAACTTCCAGATCCTCTGCTTTCGCATAGCTCACTCTACTGAGACTGCTCtcttggcagtcactgactcgcACAGCTTTGCTCGGATGGCCTCACTTTCCTCAGTCcccatcctccttgacctctctgcaccGTTTGACACCATCAATCACTCACGACATGGTGAGGTGTTTTCCTGTtatggcatacaaactgcccaatctcacagttttctttaacgatggacaatgaggtaatcaatcactataatgtaacatcttttgccttgagagaagaacaggaaaccacaaacaaacacaaagcaaactGGTATATGTGGGCTATGTATCTGTTTGGGAtttcctcttatcataataaacagaagtcaaagtggagagaagAATATCTAGAGGTTAAACGCTGAACAACTGCCTGtcgctagctcgataaatctaatttgctcggtctgcatactattattaatataaaacattatacagtttaaataaaacattaatactgGCTCTTCAAGTAGTAGTCATCATGCAGTGTTGATTTTGAAATGTGCATGCATTCCTATGGCCTCTCTGTTCAGTTGTCTAGTTGTGACCACTGACTTTCTTTcaatatgtaaaataatcaaTCTATCAGAAAATAAGACTCAAAAGGTGGCAGACCTTCTCTGGGTTCTCGACACTCCGTCTCAACCGGATCCGGCACTGTCACACTCCCCCTCATACACCGTCCTTGTCCAACACCTTATCTATTATCGTCAAGAGCTCACTGAACCTTTGTAAACaaagcagagggcagtgtccagATATGCATGTGGATTGTCTCAGCCCTcactttatatacatttaaatatttatgcagagctgatgtgtcttttattgttttaaaatttcTCATCGACAGGGAAGTGAGGGGCTTTGTAGCAcaaattagtatgcatttcaGGCATATCAGCAAAGCATAGAttactatcattattattaaaattgacAAAATCCCTTGAAACAGCACATATCCCTAATGTCCCATTATCCCTTTTAACCACCCAAACACCCCCCAATCCTCCCCATGGTTCTGAAGCTTTGTGGCTTCACTGCAGATGTGAGCTGCTAGGTCCAGGATGTGCTCCGAATTGTCTGGTATATAGGTGCAGCATTCTTTGCCTATGAGAGCACATGTCCCTCCTTGCGCAGCCAGCAGGTAGTCCAGAGCCATTCGGTTCTGGAGAGTTACAGTTCGGATGGTGATCATTTTAGTGGTGATATTGGACAAAGCCTCGGCAGTGTGGTTTGCCGTGGCTTCTAGAATGGGTGCGGTTGTTCTGATTTCTTGAGTGTTTCAAGCCACCCCAAAATTACGAAACAAAATCATAAAGAATCGAGTGGTCTCAGATATTTCTCTCGTGTGTTGGTGTGATGTGGGTTTCCCAGGCAGTTTTAAAGAATGTCTAATGGTGGGGATGAGATATCCTATATAGCATTTCCCTGTGAAATTACAGGGTAGTTCCCAATATGCACGTATGCCACAAATCCAAAAGTCCCATTCCATGGGTGGTACCTAATTTCACACTCTCCTTGTGTATTATACCCCTTGTGTTTCAAAGTGACAGTAACATTACATGAGCTGCTTCCTATGAAAGGGTAATCTCCGTCTCCCTGTGTGAAGCAAATACTACCCTTGGGGTTTCTGTCTAACTGTAgtaagtgcattttaaaacctCTTTCCTTTTGCTTCATGGCTCCTTTTGCGAGTCCACCAACTTGACAACCCAGGATTCTGGTCTCCACCCAGGGCATATTGATATGCTGACCACCCTTTAATGGCATCGGTAACGTCCGTAGTGTTGCACACTGTTGGGACCGGGATCAAAGGGATCCCCTGTTGGGCATTAATGGGTGTGTGTGCACACCTAACATACAGTGAGGTTTAGAAA includes these proteins:
- the LOC136747225 gene encoding olfactory receptor 2AT4-like, coding for MSEANGTQIKEFIIMGFPGLLPQYYSLVPAFLFLVYIAIITGNVIIIVVVTFDKSLHKPTYFIFCNLAVADLSFSSTTLPRIIARYWFDAQTISFSACFLQMFLVHYLGSVNSFLLLVMAIDRYIAICNPLRYPALVKNTTVHVMCAFSWLITIILMGITALRAVFLPFCGPNIIKHCYCDHIGITRLACTNIASYSLGAFIIAMIVLLVPLFFIIFSYIQIIISVMKITSSERRYKAFSTCSSQLFIIALYYLPRCFVYLANVVGITISPDFRIVLILVYSLLPAMVNPLIYCFKTKEIKDSLIKRFRVKKVENQDLFLHSRSASSGSKIRGPAARVRCSSTGLHPHYTPGLWL